The proteins below are encoded in one region of Nitrospirae bacterium CG2_30_53_67:
- a CDS encoding excinuclease ABC subunit C, which produces MNESLLETVDRMSRSPGVYLMKDRQGDILYIGKAKDLRSRVRAYFLASAKLTPKTEVMLSKVQRIDFMVTGSEAEAYILESNLIKKNRPKYNILLRDDKHYPYLRLSVKEDYPKLDVVRKIGRDRSRYFGPYVPGSHLRTTLDLIEKTFPLRKCKNRIDGKRERPCLNAQIGRCLAPCTGSISKAEYSRMVRQAVLFLQGKNRPLIRELSTKMEQASRSLEFEKAAVIRDQIRRIEKMTEQQKIISPNMEDKDVFGTAMSGETVCAEILFVRGGKLLGKEDFFIERPGDEKEEEILRTTMMQYYSKERLIPPLIFAPFAFAESETETMEKAFSAVGGRRVRMRVPQRGINLKLVRMADENAALALQSHLNQRDRDLVILKDLQDAAGLKKLPLRIEAFDISNIQGEYPVASMVVFEKGKPLKSHYRHYRIQSVEGPNDYAMIFEVLTRRYGSGEDAALPMPDLILIDGGKGQLNILLHVAGEQGFTEGTDFMALAKPGDPDAGKNGVDRIYLPGRREPVVLDPADPVIHLIQRIRDESHRFAVTYYRKLHTRDTLTSRLKEIKGIGKTRTLSLLRHFGSLERVRRASLKDLAQAPSMNLDAASRVFNILRQEAGLTK; this is translated from the coding sequence ATGAATGAATCTTTACTGGAAACTGTCGATCGAATGTCCAGGTCTCCCGGCGTCTACCTCATGAAGGACCGGCAGGGGGATATCCTCTATATCGGAAAAGCCAAGGATTTGAGATCCAGGGTCAGGGCCTACTTTCTTGCTTCGGCCAAACTCACGCCCAAGACCGAGGTCATGCTCTCGAAGGTCCAACGGATCGATTTCATGGTGACCGGTTCTGAGGCAGAGGCGTATATTCTTGAGAGCAATCTGATCAAGAAGAACAGGCCGAAATACAACATCCTCCTGAGGGACGACAAGCATTATCCCTATCTTCGGCTTTCGGTCAAGGAGGATTATCCCAAACTGGATGTGGTCCGTAAGATCGGCAGGGACAGGTCCAGGTATTTCGGGCCTTACGTTCCAGGGAGTCACCTGCGTACGACCCTGGACCTCATCGAAAAGACCTTCCCGCTCAGGAAATGCAAAAACAGGATAGATGGGAAAAGGGAGAGACCCTGCCTGAACGCCCAGATCGGAAGATGCCTCGCTCCGTGTACCGGTTCGATATCCAAGGCCGAATATTCCCGGATGGTTCGGCAGGCCGTTCTTTTTTTGCAGGGGAAGAACCGGCCGTTGATCCGTGAACTTTCCACGAAGATGGAACAGGCATCCAGGTCCCTCGAATTCGAGAAAGCAGCCGTGATCCGGGACCAGATCAGGCGCATCGAGAAGATGACCGAGCAGCAAAAGATCATCAGCCCGAACATGGAGGACAAGGATGTCTTCGGTACGGCGATGAGCGGTGAAACGGTATGCGCGGAGATTCTCTTCGTCCGGGGCGGAAAGCTGCTCGGGAAGGAAGACTTTTTTATCGAACGGCCCGGAGACGAGAAAGAGGAGGAGATACTCAGGACGACTATGATGCAGTATTACAGCAAAGAGAGGCTCATCCCGCCCTTGATTTTTGCCCCCTTCGCGTTTGCGGAATCGGAGACGGAGACCATGGAAAAGGCCTTTTCAGCCGTAGGCGGGCGCCGGGTGAGGATGAGGGTCCCGCAGAGGGGCATCAACCTCAAGCTGGTCCGTATGGCCGACGAAAATGCAGCGCTTGCCCTGCAGTCCCATCTCAATCAGAGAGACCGGGATCTGGTTATTCTGAAAGATCTGCAGGATGCGGCGGGTTTAAAGAAGCTCCCGCTCCGGATCGAGGCGTTTGACATCTCGAATATCCAGGGGGAATATCCCGTAGCGTCCATGGTCGTTTTTGAGAAAGGGAAACCCTTGAAATCCCATTACCGGCACTACAGGATCCAGTCGGTGGAAGGCCCCAATGATTATGCCATGATCTTCGAGGTCCTCACGCGCCGTTATGGCTCCGGGGAGGATGCTGCTCTTCCCATGCCCGACCTCATCCTCATAGACGGAGGAAAAGGGCAGCTCAATATCTTGCTCCACGTCGCCGGTGAGCAAGGGTTTACTGAGGGTACGGATTTCATGGCCCTGGCAAAGCCCGGGGACCCTGATGCCGGAAAGAACGGCGTTGACCGGATCTATCTGCCAGGGCGCAGGGAGCCGGTCGTTTTGGACCCCGCCGATCCGGTGATCCATCTGATTCAGAGAATCAGAGACGAGTCCCACAGATTTGCGGTGACGTACTACAGAAAACTGCACACCCGAGACACCCTGACC